The proteins below come from a single Nocardioides eburneiflavus genomic window:
- a CDS encoding ferrochelatase, translating to MNPAGHPDVKPYDALLVLSFGGPEKQEDVVPFLENVTRGRGIPRERLEQVGEHYFLFGGKSPINDQNRALIAALEKDLADQGIDLPIYFGNRNWDPYLADALAKMAADGVERAAVFATSAYSSWSSCRQYRENLWDAVEQVEGAPRLDKLRQYYNHPGFIEPAVDACLAALAQLPDGGDRARLVFVTHSIPTEMAETSGSLDAEGQPRGAYVRQHRSAVDEVARRVREATGRAHRHDLVYCSRSGAPSTPWLEPDVNDHLEELATDGVGGVVLVPIGFVSDHMEVIYDLDTEARATAERLGLEVVRAATAGTDPRFVAMIRELVLERAAAERGEDPARPTVGSMPPGPDLCGAGCCPNPRGPRPALCGRDS from the coding sequence ATGAATCCTGCGGGTCACCCCGACGTGAAGCCGTACGACGCTCTCCTGGTGCTCTCCTTCGGGGGTCCCGAGAAGCAAGAGGACGTGGTGCCGTTCCTGGAGAACGTCACCCGTGGGCGGGGCATCCCGCGTGAGCGTCTCGAGCAGGTCGGAGAGCACTACTTCCTCTTCGGGGGCAAGAGCCCCATCAACGACCAGAACCGTGCGCTGATCGCCGCGCTGGAGAAGGACCTCGCCGACCAGGGGATCGACCTGCCGATCTACTTCGGCAACCGCAACTGGGACCCCTACCTCGCCGACGCGTTGGCAAAGATGGCCGCCGACGGCGTCGAGCGGGCGGCGGTCTTCGCCACCTCGGCGTACTCGTCGTGGTCGTCGTGCCGGCAGTACCGCGAGAACCTCTGGGACGCCGTCGAGCAGGTCGAGGGCGCGCCGCGGCTCGACAAGCTCCGGCAGTACTACAACCACCCCGGATTCATCGAGCCGGCCGTCGACGCCTGCCTCGCGGCGCTCGCCCAGCTCCCCGACGGCGGCGACCGGGCACGCCTGGTCTTCGTCACCCACTCCATCCCGACCGAGATGGCCGAGACCAGCGGCTCGCTCGACGCCGAGGGCCAGCCGCGCGGGGCCTACGTCCGCCAGCACCGCAGCGCCGTCGACGAGGTCGCGCGCCGGGTGCGTGAGGCGACGGGTCGGGCCCACCGCCACGACCTCGTCTACTGCTCCCGCTCGGGTGCGCCGTCGACGCCGTGGCTCGAGCCCGACGTCAATGACCATCTCGAAGAGCTCGCCACCGACGGGGTGGGCGGCGTCGTGCTGGTGCCGATCGGATTCGTCTCCGACCACATGGAGGTCATCTACGACCTCGACACCGAGGCGAGGGCCACCGCGGAGCGGCTCGGCCTCGAGGTGGTGCGCGCGGCGACCGCCGGGACGGACCCGCGCTTCGTGGCGATGATCCGCGAGCTCGTGCTCGAGCGCGCCGCTGCCGAGCGTGGAGAAGACCCTGCACGCCCGACGGTGGGGTCGATGCCCCCCGGACCGGATCTCTGCGGAGCGGGCTGCTGCCCGAACCCGCGGGGCCCGCGTCCGGCCCTGTGTGGACGCGACTCGTGA
- a CDS encoding inositol monophosphatase family protein, giving the protein MSASAPELRDLARTLAHEGAELARTMRRQGIEVADTKTSAVDVVTEADRAVEALIRSRITALRPDDAILGEEGDDLPGTSGVRWVVDPIDGTVNYLYGLPDCAVSIAAEVDGQVVAGAVVTIPTGLEYAAALGHGATRDGRLIAVRPTPPLGERLVLTGFGYQREVREHQARCVASLLPEVRDIRRMGSCALDLCHVAEGSGDGYVEAGPQPWDWSAGGLVLREAGGRFALLDGTFTLGSHSVRHVVVGAPADGWDSFVEALGKAGFLA; this is encoded by the coding sequence GTGAGCGCGAGCGCGCCCGAGCTGCGCGACCTCGCCCGCACCCTCGCCCACGAGGGCGCCGAGCTGGCGCGGACGATGCGTCGCCAGGGCATCGAGGTCGCCGACACCAAGACCAGCGCCGTCGACGTCGTCACCGAGGCCGACCGGGCGGTCGAGGCCCTCATCCGCTCGCGCATCACCGCGCTGCGACCTGACGACGCGATCCTCGGCGAGGAGGGCGACGACCTCCCCGGCACGTCGGGCGTGAGGTGGGTGGTCGACCCGATCGACGGCACCGTCAACTACCTCTACGGCCTGCCCGACTGCGCGGTCTCCATCGCGGCCGAGGTCGACGGCCAGGTGGTCGCCGGAGCCGTGGTGACGATCCCGACGGGCCTCGAGTACGCCGCGGCCCTCGGCCACGGGGCCACACGGGACGGCCGCCTGATCGCCGTACGCCCCACTCCGCCACTCGGCGAGCGGCTCGTGCTGACCGGCTTCGGCTACCAGCGCGAGGTGCGTGAGCACCAAGCCCGCTGCGTGGCCAGCCTGCTGCCGGAGGTGCGCGACATCCGCCGGATGGGGTCGTGTGCGCTCGACCTGTGCCACGTCGCCGAGGGGAGCGGTGACGGCTACGTGGAGGCTGGTCCGCAGCCCTGGGACTGGTCCGCCGGGGGCCTCGTCCTGCGCGAGGCAGGCGGACGGTTCGCTCTGCTCGACGGGACCTTCACCCTCGGCAGCCACTCGGTCCGTCACGTGGTCGTCGGCGCGCCGGCAGACGGCTGGGACAGCTTCGTCGAGGCGCTCGGGAAGGCCGGCTTCCTCGCGTGA